DNA sequence from the Streptomyces sp. CA-210063 genome:
CCACACCGTCCACGCCGACGACTACACCCCCTTCCGCGAGGCGATGGAACCCACCCTCCGAGGCTCCCGCCTCGGCGACCCCCGCTTCAGCGCCTCGGGCCTGACTCCCGCAGACGCCGACGCAGTCCTCCCACCCCTCCTCACATACGCCGAAACCCACCCCCGCACAGCCGCCGAACTCAAAACCTGGCTGGAGAACCACCTGGGCACCCCCCTCGACACCAGCGCCCACCGCCTCCTCCGCCAGTACGCCCCCCTCTGGCACTCCCCGACCGGCGCCCCCTGGTCCTTCAACACCCGCCAGTCGTACGTCACGGCCACCCCACCCCCGTCCCTCACGAACCCGGAAGCCGCCGCCGAGGGCCTGAAAACCCTGATCCGCCGCTACCTGGAGGGCTTCGGCCCGGCCACGGTGGCGGACATGGCCCAGTTCGCCCTGGTCCACCGCCCCCGCGTCAGAGCGGCGATCCAGGCACTCACGGACGAGGACGAACTGGAAGTACTCCAGCCCCTGGACGGCAAGGAACCGCTGTACGACCTCCCGGAAGCCCCCCGCCCCCCAGCGGACACCCCCGCCCCACCCCGCCTGATGGCCATGTGGGACAGCCCCCTCCTCGCCTACGCCGACCGCGGCCGCCTCCTCCCACCCGAGTACCGCAAACACGTGACCCGAGTGAACGGCGACGTACTCCCGACCCTCCTGGTCGACGGCTACGTGGCAGGCATCTGGCGCCCACTCGACGAAGCGATCGAGGCCACGGCCTTCCATCCCCTCCCCGAGAAAACCTGGAACGCCCTGGCCACAGAGGCGACGGCTCTCGCGACCTTCCTGGCCCCCCGCGACCCGACTCCCTACCGCCGCTACGACCACTGGTGGACCAAGCCCTTCCCGGCCACGGCCGAGACCCGCCTGCTCCCCGGCAGTTGACCGCGCGGCACTCATCGGCCGACCACCCACATCGGCAGCCCTTTCCACCCCCACCACATAACGTAAAGGGCATGCGCAACCACCCCACATGGCCGCCCTCGCCCCACCGGATGACACCCCAGTGACCCACCGCGACGAGGAAACCGTGCAGGAGCAGGCGTCCGCCGTAGCCCTGCTCCTCCACCACCTCCATATCCCCCTGGGCCCGAAGCAGTACCTACGAGGCATCCTCCCCGCCCCCAAGGGCCGCCCCGCCCTCCGCCTGGCGACGGGCCGCCGCAAGGCCACACCCCCCGACCTCCACCTCTACGAAATCCCCCTGGCCGACGAGGAAGACGAGCCCACAACTCCCCACCACATGCTCGCCCTCCTCCAAGCAGCCCACCGAGGCACGGCCCTCTACTCCTCAAGCCGCATCGCCAAAACGATGGGCATGCTCCTGATCCACCTGAACCCGTCGCAAGACCCCACCGCGCCCGAGTCCCCCCACAGCCGCCAGACCACGTTCCTGATGACCCTCACCTGCCCACACGACGAAGAGCCCTCCCGCCTCCCCCTCATCGGCTTCCTCCCCACGACCCCCGACACCCTCCGCCTGTACGTCGCCCCACCCGAATCCCCGGGCACCCTGGCGGCAGACGTACGCCTGTCGGGCCCCCTGACAGCCATCGAGGCGTCCCTCCCGACCCTGCTCACGGAGAAAGAACGCTGGCGAAAGGACAAGACGGACCCGCACTGCTGGCGGCGGGTGGATCTGACGGGCTGGTAGAGGGTTGAAGCGGCAGGCGGGAAGACAGCACCGGCCTGGCACTGTCCTTGGCCCTGGCCACGTCGCAGGAGGACCCGCATGCCAAAGACCACTCAGCTGCGCACCTACACCGTCCGGGAGGGCAGGCTCGATGAGTGGGTGGAGCGCTGGCGTGCGGAAATCATGCCGCTGCGGCTGAAGTTGGGCTTCACTGTCGACGGCGCCTGGGTCGACCGTGAGCGCAACCAGTTCGTGTGGCTCATCCGTCGGAGGATGCGGTCAGCTGATCATCACTCGCGCGGGCGCAGCTATCGTGGACGAGGCCCCTACGTCGAGGGAGGCCGTGCATGCGTGGGCTCGGAGATCATCTGACCATCGGTGAGCGGATCGCTTTCCACCGGAGGCGACGTGGCTACACACAGCAGGTGTTGGCCGGCCTGGTGGGGCGCAGCACCGACTGGTTGGCGAAAGCGGAGTCGGGTCGGCGAAAGCCTCCCCGTATCGACATGCTCGCCGAACTGGCCCGTGTGCTCCGAGTGCCGCTTGGCGACTTGCTAGGGAAACCGGTCCTGATGGAGGACGAGAGACAACAGGACGACGTACCGGCTGTCCGGGACGCCCTGATGAGCCCGCGCCGCCTGTCGCGGTTGCTCTTCGGGCCTGAGGCGGAGAGCCAGCTCCCGAGTCCCGGTCCAGTGGCTCCGCGTGTTGAAGCGGCATGGGACGACTATCAGGCGGGTCGGCTCGGCAAGGTGATCGCTGCGCTTCCTGGACTCCTTCAGATCGCCCACGGGCTGGAGGATCGTGCTGTGCGTTCCGCCGCAGAGCGCATGGATTCCTGGGCCGTCTCAGCACGTATCCACCACCTTGCAGCCACGACGCTTGCCAAGGTGGGAGAGTCCGACATGTCGTGGCTGGCTGCGGAGAGAGCCATGAGGGCCGCCGATGAGTCGGAAAATGCCCTGGTGTTGGCCTCCGCTGCGCGATCGGGCACTCATGCCCTACTGGCCAATGGCCGGTATGACGATGCACTGGAATTGGCGGTCACCGCGTCGAGATGGCTTTCTGCCCGGATCGAGCAGAGCGATCCGGCGGCAGTGAGCTTGCTGGGCATGATTCACCTTCGGGCGGCCATCGCTGCGGCCAGGCATCAGGACCGCTCGACAGCCATGAGCCTGTTGGGGTGTGCCGAGGAGCTGGCCGAACGACTTGGCTCGGATGAGAACCATTGGCACACATGCTTTGGCCCCACGAACGTGATGCTGCACCGGCTGTCGGCCGAGCTGGATCTCGATAATGTTTCGTACGTCGTAGAACACGGCGAGGTCGATGTGGATCACATGGCAGCCGAGCGAGGGGTCTCGCACCGTATCGACTTCGCCCGAGCACTGTCTTTGGCCGGGCGAACGGACGACGCGTTCGCTGAATTGCGCACAGCCGAGTCCGTGTCCCCGCAACTTGTGCGGAACAATCCTCGTGTCCGTGACACGTTGCGGGACCTGATCAAACAGTCTCCGGTCACGGGCGGTGCTCGGTCGTCCGAGTTGTTCGTGATGGCTCAACGTTGTAGGGCGGTGCAGTGAGCACAAGCAGGGGCTGGACTCTGGGAGTTGTGGCTTCCAGCGCTGGCGGTGTCGAGTGCTTGCGGACTGGCCTCGTCGAGCCTGCCCTCTCTCGCGGGTGGCGGGTGGCTGTGACACTCACGCCGACCGCCGCCCACTGGCTTCGTATGAGCGGTGAGGTCGACCGCTTGGAGGAGCTGACCGGCCTGGCCGTCCGGTACGAAGCACGCTTGCCCGGTGATGCGAGTCCGCATCCGAAGGTGGACTGCTATGTGGTCGCCCCCGCCAGCGCCAATACCGTGGCCAAGCTCGCGACCGGTATCGCCGACAACCAAGCACTGACACAGGTGGGGGAAGCCATCGGCACGCTCGGCCTGCCCGTTGTGGTGTTCCCCCGGGTCAATGCGGCCCACGCCCGCCACCCCGCATGGAAGCGTCACATCGCGGCACTGCGAGACGCCGATGTCCATCTCGTCTACGGGCCTGACGTCTGGCCACTGTACGAGCCGCGGGAAGCGCCTGCCGGGCGCCTGTTGCCGTGGTCTGCTGTGCTCGACGCAGCCGACCGAGCGATGGAATGACGCCCCGTCAACCCAGCTGAGCAGCAGGGACACAAGGACCCGGACAGACTGTCCGGGTCCTTTCTTTGTCGCCCACCCAAGATTGCTGTCATGCCGATGACGTGTGAGCAGCATGGCCTTGTGCCGAACTGGCCGGCCTGCAGCTAACTTCCGACGTTTCGGCAAGTCGTGGGCGCCATTCCCTGTATCGCTCGCGCATTGAAGAGACACGTGCTTGTGGTGAAGCGCGCTCAAAAGACGCCCAACCATCAATGCCTGCTGGGTAACCTCGGAAAGGTTGGTCCCGTGATAGCTGCACATCATCTCATTGTGGTTGGTTTCGATTCGATAGTGGCCAATAAATACCTTTCTTGTATCCGAAACGCTGTCCGGTCGGGCCATATCGACTCCTACTCCATCATTGACCTGGAGTCCCAGAGGTTGGCAATCGAGCAGCGTCTCCAGGCCGTTGACCTGAAGCCGCGAGGAATCGTCTACCTTCCGGACTCCGAGGCTCGAGTGCAGGGAACCCCGCAGGAATTAATCGCGGGGGCAGTGCAACGCCTCAGTGCACCAGGCGTACCGGCGAAGGTATACATCGCCACGGAAGTACGGGCGCACGAGGCGTACCTCCGGTTCTGTGTGGAGAACCACATCGACTCGCTTGTCGAGAAACCTGTATTGGCCCCGATGGTTGACGGTAGTTTCAGGCCGTCGTACATCACCAAGATCATGGAGGAACTCATCGGACTCTCCGGTGACTCTCCGGCGAAGCACTCGGTCATGACCTTGAGTCGATACCACCAGATCTACAATCAGAAGGTGATCGCTTCGCTCAGGGAGAAGATGGAGAGATGGGAGGCTCCCCTGACTTCATTCCATATCCGGGCGGCCGGCGGAGTATGGAATCTCCAGCGCGAGTTCGAGAGCCGCGACGATCACCCGTACAAGTACGGCTACGGCATGATGATGCACGGCGCGTACCATTACGTCGATCTGGCGACGCAGATTCTTTCGCTCAACGCTGCCCTGTTCTCGGACCGTCAGTTCAAACTGGAGCTCAGCGGTTTCGGTGCTTTCCCCGTCGATCAGCATCAGCGGATGTCTCGGCCGATAGCGAGCAGGTTCCAGGACGGAAATCCGGCATGGGCTGATGACGTCGACGGCGCCCTTCGCTTCGGTGAGACCGACGTAACCTCCGCATTCCGCCTCGTCGACATCGCATCGGGCAGGACTGTCTCGCTCGGGACACTTTCCTTCGAGCAGACCACCCCGTCCATCCGGAACTGGGGCGAGCTTTCGTCGGAGCTGTACAACGTGAACGGTCGCACGTCGAGCGTCGACATGGAGGCACAGCTCTCGACGCTGTACTCCACCCATGTCCACTGCTACGACATCCCTCGCGGCGTCAGCGCAGACGGGATCGATGCCTTCGCCCGCTTGACCACGCGCGCCAACGCTGCCCTTCTTCCAGACGAACAGTACGTGTCGCAGGAAACGTTCGACGGACTGTTCCACAGCGACAGCAACCGTCGGCTGATGGAGCACTGGCTGAACGGCACGGAGGAGCGGAGTTCGCTGGCCAGTCACCTCCTTCCCATGAAGGTGACCGAGGCTCTCGCCGCGTCCGTGCTTGCTCCTGGCCGTTTGTTCGAGGTCCCTTTCCAGGAGTGTTCCGTCCCCGTCTCACCGCACTGAGGAGGAGTTCGTGACGAACCTTGTCTCGAAGGCATCCGTGCATGCCTTCTACGTGGACGCAATCCGGCACGGAAGGAACACGGCGGAAAACCTTCTCGCCCCTACTTCGGAGCGGTTCAACTCGTTTCTGAAGTCGATCGGAAAGGGAACTCCGCAAACAGCCTTGGATCTCGGATACGGCGCAGGGAACTACAGCATTGCCATGGCGCGGGCAGGTTACCGAGTGGTTGCCGTGGATCAGCTCCCGAGCCGTCTGTTCTTGCAGCGCCTGGATGCTCAAGGGGATTGGGATCATCGGATCGACGTCAAAGAGTGCCTTGTCGAGGAGTACTCGATTGATCACGAATTCGGGATCGTCGTGGCCAGGGATGTACTGCACTACCTCTCAAAATCTGACGTCGAGTCCGTGTTGGAGAACGCAGTCGTCAACGCGCACGCAAGGAGTCATCATTACCTTGAGGTCTTCACGTCGATCACCCGAAGATCGCGTGACGGCCGAATCCGGCAGGTGGAGGGCGAGGCGGGCTACTCGCCTGAGTCCTTTGGCCATCTCATCGAGCGCGTCTACGACGGGTGGGAGGTCACGCTGTTATGGGACGAGCATGCTGAAAAGGACAGTCGAACCGGGGAGAACTGCTTCGAAGCGATCCGCGCCACTGTTATCGCGGCAAACGCGTCAGTCTGATCCGGAACAGAGAGGTAATCGTGAAGTCGACCACGTTCGAGGGGATCAGTTTCGTCATCCCCTGCTACAACTCGGGTGATTACCTTATCGAGGCCGTGAATTCACTCATCGGGCAACCGCACGTGTTCCCTTACGAGATCGTGATCGTGGACGACGGTTCCGACGACGAGGCCACGCTCAGTTCCATCTCGGCATGCGGCGAGCGATCGGAGGTACGCGTGATCCGCCTCAGCCGCAGTGGGCATCACGCAGCCAGAAACGCTGGTGTCGAAGCCGCGCGCTTCGAGTACGTCATGCAGCTCGACGCTGACGACCGCCTCGCCACAGCTCCGGAACTCCTCACAGGCGGCAGTTATCCGGACCGCGCGGTCGAGATCCTCCGGGCGCAAAGCGATGTGGCCTTCGTCCACACGATGTCCCGCATGATCGGTGAGTTCGACGGCCTCACGATCTCGTCCTATCCGTGCCGTGAGGAGCTGGTGCTCCGCAAGCATCACGTGCCCACGTCGATCGTCTACCGCCGCGCCGATGCGGTCCGTGGCGGGATGTACGACCCGCGGGTACTGAAGTGGGGGGACTGGGCGTTCGCCGTGAACCTCCTCGCGGGGCGTTTCCGCAAGGGAGCGCACAACGCCATCGTGTGCATCGCCGGTCCGCTGCACGAGTACAGGGTGCACTCGCGCGGACGGCGCGTGTCCAATGCCGCGGTTGCGGAGTTCGACATGACTCTCCTCGTGGTGGAGAAGAACCTCGACCTGTTCCAGTACCACTTCCAGCGTGATGACTGCGCAGAGGACATCGCCCGCCATGTCCTCGCGTCGAAGCCTTCTCGGCTCGACGACCTGATTCGTATGGCCACACACGATGTCGAGCAGGCCTTGATGGTCGCGCGTCAGAGGGAGTTCTCCCTGTCGAGTCCGTTCGAGTGCCTGGGAATCCCTTAGAACTCGTAACAGGATCTTGCTGACGTGTCCTGGTCGGGCGTGACTGTTGTGACGATCTGACCGTTCGGGTTGGTGTGACGACTCGGCCGTGGATCGTGGACGACGACTTGTGGGCGCTGATCGAACCGCTGCTGCCGCCCTGGCCCGAGCGGGTACGGATTACGTGGGTGAGCGACGAAGCCGCGTAACCAACGGCGGAAGGGGCTGACCTTGAATAGTCAGCCCCTTCCACACTTAGAAGCGCTTACCCGGCAGCCCAAACGGCGGCGCTGACCGTGCCAGACTTGTGCCACCCGGTGGAGTAGGTTTCACTGCTAGGCGTTCCTAGCGTCGGCGATTTCCAGGATCCAATCTTGATCTCGGCGTAGGCTGCCTTCCTGTCGTTCTTGTTGGTGTCGTAGAGGGTTCCTCGAACCAGGGTTTCACCGTCGCCGTTGAAGCACCTGCTGTACGTGATCTTTGCGCCAGTGACTTCCTTCGTCTGGGCTTTCAAGCAGCTGCCTGCCGCAGTGGCCGACGTGGCGGTCAGCGCGGTCAGAC
Encoded proteins:
- a CDS encoding NIPSNAP family protein, producing the protein MPKTTQLRTYTVREGRLDEWVERWRAEIMPLRLKLGFTVDGAWVDRERNQFVWLIRRRMRSADHHSRGRSYRGRGPYVEGGRACVGSEII
- a CDS encoding class I SAM-dependent methyltransferase, with amino-acid sequence MTNLVSKASVHAFYVDAIRHGRNTAENLLAPTSERFNSFLKSIGKGTPQTALDLGYGAGNYSIAMARAGYRVVAVDQLPSRLFLQRLDAQGDWDHRIDVKECLVEEYSIDHEFGIVVARDVLHYLSKSDVESVLENAVVNAHARSHHYLEVFTSITRRSRDGRIRQVEGEAGYSPESFGHLIERVYDGWEVTLLWDEHAEKDSRTGENCFEAIRATVIAANASV
- a CDS encoding winged helix DNA-binding domain-containing protein; protein product: MGTKKLTARALNRATLARQLLLAREPLDVVETVRRVVALQAQQPASPYIALWNRLDPFDPTALDTALTDHRLVRSTLMRITLHTVHADDYTPFREAMEPTLRGSRLGDPRFSASGLTPADADAVLPPLLTYAETHPRTAAELKTWLENHLGTPLDTSAHRLLRQYAPLWHSPTGAPWSFNTRQSYVTATPPPSLTNPEAAAEGLKTLIRRYLEGFGPATVADMAQFALVHRPRVRAAIQALTDEDELEVLQPLDGKEPLYDLPEAPRPPADTPAPPRLMAMWDSPLLAYADRGRLLPPEYRKHVTRVNGDVLPTLLVDGYVAGIWRPLDEAIEATAFHPLPEKTWNALATEATALATFLAPRDPTPYRRYDHWWTKPFPATAETRLLPGS
- a CDS encoding flavoprotein yields the protein MASSAGGVECLRTGLVEPALSRGWRVAVTLTPTAAHWLRMSGEVDRLEELTGLAVRYEARLPGDASPHPKVDCYVVAPASANTVAKLATGIADNQALTQVGEAIGTLGLPVVVFPRVNAAHARHPAWKRHIAALRDADVHLVYGPDVWPLYEPREAPAGRLLPWSAVLDAADRAME
- a CDS encoding glycosyltransferase family 2 protein, with product MKSTTFEGISFVIPCYNSGDYLIEAVNSLIGQPHVFPYEIVIVDDGSDDEATLSSISACGERSEVRVIRLSRSGHHAARNAGVEAARFEYVMQLDADDRLATAPELLTGGSYPDRAVEILRAQSDVAFVHTMSRMIGEFDGLTISSYPCREELVLRKHHVPTSIVYRRADAVRGGMYDPRVLKWGDWAFAVNLLAGRFRKGAHNAIVCIAGPLHEYRVHSRGRRVSNAAVAEFDMTLLVVEKNLDLFQYHFQRDDCAEDIARHVLASKPSRLDDLIRMATHDVEQALMVARQREFSLSSPFECLGIP
- a CDS encoding helix-turn-helix domain-containing protein, yielding MRGLGDHLTIGERIAFHRRRRGYTQQVLAGLVGRSTDWLAKAESGRRKPPRIDMLAELARVLRVPLGDLLGKPVLMEDERQQDDVPAVRDALMSPRRLSRLLFGPEAESQLPSPGPVAPRVEAAWDDYQAGRLGKVIAALPGLLQIAHGLEDRAVRSAAERMDSWAVSARIHHLAATTLAKVGESDMSWLAAERAMRAADESENALVLASAARSGTHALLANGRYDDALELAVTASRWLSARIEQSDPAAVSLLGMIHLRAAIAAARHQDRSTAMSLLGCAEELAERLGSDENHWHTCFGPTNVMLHRLSAELDLDNVSYVVEHGEVDVDHMAAERGVSHRIDFARALSLAGRTDDAFAELRTAESVSPQLVRNNPRVRDTLRDLIKQSPVTGGARSSELFVMAQRCRAVQ